One part of the Ailuropoda melanoleuca isolate Jingjing chromosome 6, ASM200744v2, whole genome shotgun sequence genome encodes these proteins:
- the ST3GAL1 gene encoding CMP-N-acetylneuraminate-beta-galactosamide-alpha-2,3-sialyltransferase 1: MVTMRKRTLKVLTILVLFIFLTSFFLNYSRTMVTTTWFPKQMVVELSENFKKFMKYTHRSCTCARCVGQQRVSAWFDERFNRSMQPLLTARNALLEEDTYSWWLRLQREKQPNNLNDTIRELFQVVPGNVDPLLEKRSVGCRRCAVVGNSGNLRESWYGPQIDSHDFVLRMNKAPTAGFEMDVGSKTTHHLVYPESFRELAENVSMVLVPFKTTDLEWVVSATTTGTISHTYVPVPAKIKVKKNKILIYHPAFIKYVFDSWLQGHGRYPSTGILSVIFSLHICDEVDLYGFGADSKGNWHHYWENNPSAGAFRKTGVHDGDFESNVTATLASINKIRIFKGR, translated from the exons ATGGTGACCATGAGAAAGAGGACTCTGAAAGTGCTCACCATCCTCGTGCTTTTCatcttcctcacctccttcttcCTGAACTACTCCCGCACCATGGTGACCACCACCTGGTTTCCCAAGCAGATGGTCGTCGAGCTCTCAGAGAACTTCAAGAAGTTCATGAAATACACGCACAGGTCTTGCACCTGTGCGCGCTGCGTCGGCCAGCAGAGGGTGTCGGCCTGGTTCGACGAGCGGTTCAACAGGTCCATGCAGCCGCTGCTGACCGCCCGGAACGCGCTCTTGGAGGAAGACACCTACAGCTGGTGGCTG AGGCTCCAGCGGGAAAAGCAACCCAATAACTTGAACGATACCATCAGGGAGCTGTTCCAGGTGGTGCCTGGGAACGTGGACCCCCTGCTGGAGAAGAGGTCGGTGGGCTGCCGGCGCTGTGCCGTGGTGGGGAACTCCGGCAACCTGAGGGAGTCCTGGTACGGGCCACAGATCGACAGCCACGACTTCGTGCTGAG GATGAACAAGGCCCCCACAGCGGGCTTTGAGATGGACGTCGGGAGCAAGACCACGCACCATCTGGTGTACCCCGAGAGCTTCAGGGAGCTGGCGGAGAACGTCAGCATGGTCCTGGTCCCCTTCAAGACCACCGACCTGGAGTGGGTAGTCAGTGCCACCACCACGGGCACCATCTCTCA CACCTACGTTCCTGTCCCTGCAAAGATCAAAGTGAAAAAGAATAAG ATCCTGATCTACCACCCGGCCTTCATCAAGTACGTCTTCGACAGCTGGCTGCAGGGCCACGGGCGGTACCCATCCACGGGCATCCTCTCCGTCATCTTCTCGCTGCACATCTGTGATGAG GTGGACTTGTATGGCTTTGGGGCAGACAGTAAGGGGAACTGGCATCACTACTGGGAGAACAACCCGTCGGCGGGGGCTTTTCGCAAGACCGGGGTGCACGACGGAGACTTTGAGTCCAACGTAACGGCCACCTTGGCGTCCATCAATAAAATCCGGATATTTAAGGGGAGATGA